One window from the genome of Pseudonocardia hierapolitana encodes:
- the cobI gene encoding precorrin-2 C(20)-methyltransferase produces the protein MNTLVGVGVGPGDPELVTVKAANLLAKADVVFVPVADSGETGRAEQTVLFYAEAWRVERVVFALHDREHTQARERAWDAAAAQVAAWFAAHPDGTAVFATIGDPCIYSTFSYLAASVRGVLGELDVQLVPGISAMQDLAARSGTPLVEGREPLALFPMTAGPERFREALERGDAVAAYKFGRMLPETLAVLRETGRLEEAVYGAGLGLPEEDIRPAAELDPDEQGPYLSTLIVPPKRRGRGGAL, from the coding sequence ATGAACACGCTGGTCGGGGTGGGGGTCGGCCCGGGCGACCCCGAGCTCGTCACCGTCAAGGCGGCGAACCTGCTGGCCAAGGCCGATGTCGTGTTCGTGCCCGTCGCCGACTCCGGCGAGACCGGCCGCGCCGAACAGACCGTCCTGTTCTACGCGGAGGCGTGGCGGGTGGAGCGCGTGGTCTTCGCGCTGCACGACCGCGAGCACACCCAAGCCCGTGAGCGCGCATGGGACGCGGCCGCGGCGCAGGTCGCGGCCTGGTTCGCCGCGCACCCCGACGGCACCGCCGTCTTCGCGACGATCGGCGACCCGTGCATCTACTCGACGTTCAGCTACCTCGCCGCGTCCGTGCGGGGGGTGCTGGGCGAGCTGGACGTGCAGCTCGTCCCCGGGATCAGCGCCATGCAGGACCTCGCGGCACGCTCCGGCACGCCGCTCGTCGAGGGCCGCGAGCCCCTCGCCCTGTTCCCGATGACGGCAGGCCCCGAACGGTTCCGCGAGGCACTGGAGCGCGGCGACGCCGTGGCCGCCTACAAGTTCGGCCGGATGTTGCCCGAGACCCTCGCCGTGCTCCGCGAGACCGGCCGCCTCGAGGAGGCCGTGTACGGCGCCGGCCTCGGCCTGCCGGAGGAGGACATCCGCCCCGCGGCCGAACTGGACCCCGACGAACAGGGCCCCTACCTGTCCACGCTGATCGTGCCCCCGAAACGCCGCGGCCGAGGCGGGGCCCTGTGA
- the cobN gene encoding cobaltochelatase subunit CobN — translation MTQPVLLLSTADTELLAARSSGALYRTANPARVDPDGLPPLLDGVAVVVLRLLGGRRAWPEGVDALVASGLPVVLLGGEAAPDAELMAASTVPAGVASEALAYLAAGGTANLRELHRFLSDTVLLTGEGFDPPEAMPEFGVHGARTQDPAKPTVGVVFYRAHETSGNTAFVDVLCDAIEARGANALPVFCGSLRGAQPELMELLGRADALVATVLAAGGTVAADASAGGEEDSWDAGALATLDVPVLQGLCLTTSRATWAASDAALSPMDAAMQVAIPEFDGRLITVPFSFKETEPGDDIPVYRADPERAARLAGLAVRHARLHATPVAGRKLAVVLSSYPTKHSRVGNAVGLDTPASAVVLLRALREAGYAIGDFPEDSDTLIHSLIAAGGHDVEWLTEEQLAAAPARVRLADHRRWFDALPSALTDGMREHWGEPPGSLYVDGDEIVLASLQFGNVVLMIQPPRGFGENPVAIYHDPDLPPSHHYLAAYRFIDEEFGADAVIHLGKHGTLEWLPGKGLGLAAEDAPDAVLGELPLVYPFIVNDPGEGTQAKRRGHAVVVDHLVPPMARADTYGEMAKLEQLLDEYATVQAMDPAKLPALRTQIWEVVTAAQLHHDLHVDAAPGEHDFDDFVLHIDGYLCEVKDVQIRDGLHILGGPPEGEAQVNLVLSILRASQVWGGKQALPGLRAALASWAGLDEQALLAAPGERPDALDDSDERRVRRIGSDERAARRMGQLLAVAPGPAVTGADLVDVLEGVARALVTRLQERGWREPAAVCADLLGEEIPSVVAVLEFGCAEVVPRLERTTDEVTAVLHALDGGYVPAGPSGSPTRGLVNVLPTGRNFYSVDPKAIPSRSAWEIGSALADSLVARHLADTGTYPRSVGLTVWGTSAMRTQGDDLAEILALIGCRPVWDDASRRVTGFEVVPLEELGRPRIDVTVRISGFFRDAFPHVITLLDDAIRAVAELDEPAEQNYLRAHVDEDTAQHGDRRRATSRIFGSKPGAYGAGLLPLIDARNWRSDADLAEVYAVWGGYAYGRDLDGREARADMEQSFRRIAVAAKNQDTREHDIVDSDDYFQYHGGMVAMVRALTGRSPAAYVGDSAVPQAVKTRTLAEETKRVFRARVVNPKWIAAMQRHGYKGAFELAATVDYLFGYDATAGVVDDWMYGQLAESYVFDETNRAFMEQSNPWALRGITERLLEAADRGMWAKPDDAVLDRLRQTYLDLEGDLEGQQ, via the coding sequence ATGACGCAGCCCGTGCTGCTGCTGTCCACCGCCGACACGGAGCTCTTGGCCGCCCGCAGCTCCGGGGCGCTCTACCGCACCGCCAACCCGGCCCGCGTCGATCCCGACGGGCTGCCACCGCTGCTCGACGGCGTCGCCGTCGTCGTGCTGCGGCTGCTGGGCGGGCGCCGGGCCTGGCCGGAGGGGGTCGACGCGCTGGTCGCGTCCGGGCTGCCCGTCGTGCTGCTGGGTGGTGAGGCGGCGCCCGACGCCGAGCTGATGGCCGCCTCGACGGTGCCGGCGGGCGTCGCGTCGGAGGCGCTCGCCTACCTCGCGGCGGGCGGCACCGCGAACCTGCGCGAGCTGCACCGCTTCCTGTCCGACACGGTGCTGCTCACCGGCGAGGGCTTCGACCCGCCGGAGGCCATGCCCGAGTTCGGCGTGCACGGCGCCCGGACGCAGGATCCGGCGAAGCCCACCGTCGGGGTGGTCTTCTACCGGGCCCACGAGACGAGCGGCAACACCGCGTTCGTCGACGTGCTGTGCGACGCGATCGAGGCCCGCGGCGCCAACGCGCTGCCCGTGTTCTGCGGCTCGCTGCGCGGTGCACAGCCGGAGTTGATGGAGCTGCTCGGCAGGGCGGACGCGTTGGTCGCCACCGTGCTCGCCGCGGGCGGCACGGTCGCGGCGGACGCGAGCGCGGGCGGCGAGGAGGACTCGTGGGACGCCGGCGCGCTGGCGACCCTCGACGTCCCGGTGCTCCAGGGGCTGTGCCTGACGACATCACGGGCGACGTGGGCGGCATCCGACGCCGCGCTCTCGCCGATGGACGCGGCGATGCAGGTCGCGATCCCGGAGTTCGACGGCCGGCTGATCACGGTGCCGTTCTCGTTCAAGGAGACCGAACCCGGCGACGACATCCCGGTCTACCGCGCCGACCCCGAGCGCGCCGCCCGACTGGCCGGCCTCGCGGTGCGGCACGCGCGGCTGCACGCCACCCCGGTCGCCGGCCGGAAGCTGGCCGTCGTGCTGTCGAGCTACCCGACAAAGCACTCGCGGGTGGGCAACGCGGTGGGGCTGGACACACCCGCGTCCGCCGTCGTGCTGCTGCGCGCGCTGCGGGAGGCCGGGTACGCGATCGGGGACTTCCCCGAGGACTCCGACACGCTCATCCACTCGCTCATCGCGGCGGGCGGCCACGACGTCGAGTGGCTCACCGAGGAACAGCTGGCGGCCGCGCCGGCCCGCGTCCGGCTCGCCGACCACCGGCGCTGGTTCGACGCGCTGCCCTCCGCGCTCACCGACGGGATGCGGGAGCACTGGGGGGAGCCGCCGGGCTCCCTGTACGTCGACGGTGACGAGATCGTGCTGGCGTCGCTGCAGTTCGGCAACGTGGTGCTGATGATCCAGCCGCCGCGCGGGTTCGGGGAGAACCCGGTGGCGATCTACCACGACCCGGACCTGCCGCCGTCGCACCACTACCTGGCCGCCTACCGCTTCATCGACGAGGAGTTCGGCGCGGACGCAGTGATCCACCTCGGCAAGCACGGCACCCTCGAATGGCTGCCCGGCAAGGGCCTCGGCCTCGCCGCCGAGGACGCCCCGGACGCCGTGCTCGGCGAGCTGCCGCTCGTCTACCCGTTCATCGTCAACGACCCGGGGGAGGGCACGCAGGCCAAGCGCCGCGGCCACGCCGTGGTGGTGGACCACCTCGTGCCGCCGATGGCCCGCGCCGACACCTACGGCGAGATGGCCAAGCTGGAGCAGCTGCTCGACGAGTACGCCACGGTGCAGGCGATGGACCCGGCCAAGCTGCCCGCGCTGCGCACGCAGATCTGGGAGGTCGTCACGGCCGCGCAGCTGCACCACGACCTGCACGTCGACGCCGCCCCCGGCGAACACGACTTCGACGACTTCGTCCTCCACATCGACGGCTACCTGTGCGAGGTCAAGGACGTCCAGATCCGCGACGGCCTGCACATCCTCGGCGGCCCCCCGGAGGGCGAGGCCCAGGTGAACCTGGTGCTGTCGATCCTGCGGGCGAGCCAGGTCTGGGGCGGCAAGCAGGCCCTCCCGGGCCTCCGGGCGGCCCTCGCGTCCTGGGCGGGGCTGGACGAGCAAGCCCTTCTCGCGGCCCCCGGCGAGCGCCCCGACGCACTCGACGACTCCGACGAACGGCGCGTTCGTCGGATAGGTTCCGACGAACGCGCCGCTCGTCGGATGGGGCAGCTGCTCGCCGTTGCGCCCGGGCCCGCCGTCACCGGGGCCGATCTCGTCGATGTGCTCGAGGGCGTCGCCCGGGCGCTCGTCACCCGCCTCCAGGAGCGCGGGTGGCGCGAGCCCGCCGCCGTCTGCGCCGACCTGCTGGGGGAGGAGATCCCCTCCGTCGTGGCCGTGCTCGAGTTCGGCTGCGCGGAGGTCGTCCCGCGGCTGGAGCGCACCACCGACGAGGTCACCGCGGTGCTGCACGCCCTCGACGGCGGGTACGTGCCGGCCGGCCCGTCCGGCTCGCCGACCCGCGGACTGGTCAACGTCCTCCCGACCGGCCGGAACTTCTACTCGGTCGACCCCAAGGCGATCCCGTCCCGCTCCGCATGGGAGATCGGTTCGGCGCTGGCCGACTCCCTGGTCGCGCGCCACCTCGCCGACACCGGCACCTACCCGCGGTCGGTCGGTCTCACGGTCTGGGGCACGAGCGCCATGCGCACCCAGGGTGACGACCTCGCCGAGATCCTCGCGCTCATCGGCTGCCGCCCGGTCTGGGACGACGCGTCGCGCCGCGTCACCGGGTTCGAGGTCGTGCCGCTCGAGGAGCTGGGCCGTCCGCGCATCGACGTCACCGTCCGCATCTCGGGGTTCTTCCGCGACGCGTTCCCGCACGTCATCACGCTCTTGGACGACGCGATCCGCGCCGTCGCCGAGCTGGACGAGCCGGCGGAGCAGAACTACTTGCGCGCGCACGTCGACGAGGACACCGCGCAGCACGGCGACCGCCGCCGCGCCACGTCGCGGATCTTCGGCTCCAAGCCCGGCGCGTACGGGGCGGGCCTGCTGCCGCTGATCGACGCCCGCAACTGGCGCAGCGACGCCGACCTCGCCGAGGTCTACGCGGTGTGGGGCGGCTACGCCTACGGCCGCGACCTGGACGGGCGCGAGGCGCGAGCCGACATGGAGCAGTCGTTCCGGCGGATCGCGGTCGCGGCGAAGAACCAGGACACCCGCGAGCACGACATCGTCGACTCCGACGACTACTTCCAGTACCACGGCGGCATGGTCGCGATGGTGCGCGCGCTCACCGGGCGCTCGCCCGCCGCGTACGTCGGCGACTCCGCGGTGCCGCAGGCGGTGAAGACCCGCACGCTCGCCGAGGAGACCAAGCGGGTGTTCCGCGCCCGCGTGGTGAACCCGAAGTGGATCGCCGCGATGCAGCGCCACGGCTACAAGGGCGCGTTCGAGCTGGCCGCCACCGTCGACTACCTGTTCGGCTACGACGCCACCGCAGGCGTCGTCGACGACTGGATGTACGGGCAGCTCGCCGAGAGCTACGTGTTCGACGAGACCAACCGCGCGTTCATGGAGCAGAGCAACCCATGGGCGCTGCGCGGGATCACCGAGCGGCTCCTCGAAGCGGCCGACCGCGGCATGTGGGCCAAGCCCGACGACGCGGTGCTCGACCGGCTCCGCCAGACCTACCTCGACCTCGAGGGCGACCTGGAGGGGCAGCAATGA
- a CDS encoding MMPL family transporter gives MIGNERRRPATVRVAVWSARHPWWAIAGWIGFVLLCVGAGAATGTNRGTLADFRIGEAGRAETIAEDAGLTPPLVEQVLITAPSGRLDPAAAGAAARDVTARMRALPVVAAVGEPVRSVDGAAVRVPVTLAGDPDTARRTVRTLLPETTAVQAVHPDLVVVQTGNASISVGVNDKQGADLARVELISLPVTFAILFLAFGSALAAGLPVLLAISAFAGSVGLYAVASWAFPDAGGAAVSVVFLLGMAVGVDYALFCVKRVREERARGLDRVAAVEAAAATSGRAVVTSGIAVVVSLAGLYLVGDVIFSSVATGAILVVAVALAGSLTVLPALLVVLAPWTGGRRRHARDGSVGRWAAVLQPALRRPGVTLMAGVAITAAVAAPALAMRLGTEGKETFPVSVPAVAAYSQLTTAFPEAGAAHLVAVRAEPARAAEVAAALARLAAGTAGGGVRTSADGTTSVFSVPMPHPENSTEAVGSLERLRRDLLPAGLGTSGVEYAVSGEVARGVDYAAHQDARIPWVIAFVSVATLVVMLLAFGSVPLAAIGVAINLAAVAVAWGVLTLVFQGTWAQDLLGFTSTGFVGSRMPLMVLAILVGLSTDYQIFVVSRIREAVDRGVPTRQAVLDGIAGSAAVVTSGAVIMLSVFASFLFIERIEMKQVAVGLSVAVLFDAVVLRILILPSVMTLLGERSWWPGRPAAQPAATPVRALV, from the coding sequence GTGATCGGGAACGAGCGGCGGCGGCCGGCGACGGTGCGGGTAGCGGTGTGGAGCGCGCGGCACCCGTGGTGGGCGATCGCGGGGTGGATCGGCTTCGTCCTGCTCTGCGTGGGCGCCGGCGCGGCCACCGGCACGAACCGTGGCACGCTCGCCGACTTCCGGATCGGCGAGGCGGGCCGTGCCGAGACCATCGCCGAGGACGCCGGGCTCACCCCACCGCTCGTCGAGCAGGTGTTGATCACCGCGCCGTCCGGGAGGCTCGATCCGGCCGCCGCGGGCGCCGCCGCCCGCGACGTGACGGCCCGGATGCGGGCACTGCCGGTGGTCGCGGCGGTCGGCGAGCCCGTGCGGTCGGTGGACGGCGCCGCGGTGCGGGTGCCCGTCACGCTGGCAGGCGACCCGGACACGGCGCGCAGGACGGTGCGCACCCTGCTCCCCGAGACCACGGCCGTGCAGGCCGTCCACCCGGACCTCGTCGTCGTCCAGACCGGGAACGCCTCGATCTCGGTGGGGGTGAACGACAAGCAGGGTGCCGACCTCGCCCGCGTCGAGCTGATCAGCCTGCCGGTCACGTTCGCGATCCTGTTCCTGGCGTTCGGGTCCGCACTGGCCGCCGGGCTGCCGGTGCTGCTCGCGATCTCGGCGTTCGCCGGCTCGGTCGGCCTGTACGCGGTGGCGTCCTGGGCGTTCCCGGACGCGGGCGGGGCGGCCGTCAGCGTCGTGTTCCTGCTCGGGATGGCCGTGGGCGTCGACTACGCCCTGTTCTGCGTCAAGCGGGTGCGCGAGGAGCGCGCCCGCGGGCTGGACCGGGTCGCCGCCGTGGAGGCTGCGGCCGCCACCTCCGGGCGGGCCGTCGTGACGTCCGGGATCGCCGTCGTCGTGTCGCTGGCCGGCCTGTACCTCGTCGGCGACGTGATCTTCTCCTCGGTGGCGACCGGCGCGATCCTCGTCGTCGCGGTCGCGCTGGCCGGCTCGCTCACGGTGCTGCCGGCGCTGCTCGTCGTGCTGGCCCCCTGGACGGGCGGCCGGCGCCGGCACGCGCGGGACGGTTCGGTCGGCCGATGGGCCGCGGTGCTGCAGCCCGCGCTGCGGCGTCCGGGCGTCACGCTGATGGCCGGCGTGGCGATCACGGCCGCGGTCGCGGCCCCGGCCCTCGCGATGCGGCTGGGCACCGAGGGCAAGGAGACGTTCCCCGTGAGCGTGCCCGCGGTCGCCGCCTACTCGCAGCTGACCACGGCGTTCCCGGAGGCGGGCGCGGCGCACCTCGTGGCGGTGCGCGCCGAGCCGGCCCGGGCCGCCGAGGTGGCCGCCGCCCTCGCCCGGCTCGCCGCAGGCACGGCGGGCGGCGGGGTCCGCACCAGCGCGGACGGCACCACCAGCGTGTTCAGCGTGCCGATGCCGCACCCGGAGAACTCCACCGAGGCCGTCGGCTCGCTCGAGCGGCTGCGCCGGGATCTGCTGCCCGCCGGTCTCGGGACGTCCGGTGTGGAGTACGCGGTGAGTGGGGAGGTGGCGCGCGGGGTGGACTACGCCGCGCACCAGGACGCGCGGATCCCCTGGGTGATCGCGTTCGTCTCCGTCGCGACGCTGGTGGTGATGCTGCTCGCGTTCGGTTCGGTGCCGCTCGCCGCGATCGGCGTGGCCATCAACCTCGCCGCGGTCGCCGTGGCGTGGGGTGTGCTCACGCTCGTGTTCCAGGGCACGTGGGCGCAGGACCTGCTCGGGTTCACCTCCACCGGGTTCGTCGGCTCCCGGATGCCGCTGATGGTCCTGGCGATCCTCGTCGGCCTCTCCACCGACTACCAGATCTTCGTGGTCAGCCGGATCCGCGAGGCGGTGGACCGCGGCGTGCCCACTCGGCAGGCCGTGCTCGACGGGATCGCCGGCTCGGCCGCGGTCGTCACGAGCGGCGCGGTGATCATGCTGTCGGTGTTCGCGAGCTTCCTGTTCATCGAGCGGATCGAGATGAAGCAGGTGGCCGTCGGCCTGTCGGTCGCGGTGCTGTTCGACGCCGTCGTGCTGCGGATCCTCATCCTGCCGTCGGTGATGACGCTGCTCGGCGAGCGCAGCTGGTGGCCGGGCCGACCGGCCGCGCAGCCCGCCGCAACCCCGGTCCGGGCGCTCGTCTGA
- a CDS encoding IclR family transcriptional regulator domain-containing protein, which produces MRTEDPPSHSRNDHGPHFVQSVARALAVLRSFSGERPRQSLSDVARETGLDRATARRLLLTLADLGYVAGDGRMFELTPRILELGYAYLSGMSLPEIAQPHLQKLAAELNETAALAVLDGDDIVYVALVPSARLAAVKINIGTRFDAYATSMGRVLLAGLPAAELDRYLDRLHLTTRTERTVRTVEQLRHEIDKVRSQGWALVDSELEEGLRGAAAPVRDRAGRTIAAANVSVHAGRTTPELVEREHVPAILRTARLIEADLVGSALR; this is translated from the coding sequence ATGCGCACGGAAGATCCACCGTCTCACAGCCGGAACGACCACGGGCCGCATTTCGTGCAGTCGGTCGCCCGCGCACTGGCGGTGCTCCGATCGTTCTCCGGCGAGCGGCCGAGGCAGTCGCTCTCCGACGTGGCACGGGAGACCGGACTCGACCGCGCGACCGCACGCAGGCTGCTGCTGACGCTGGCCGACCTCGGGTACGTGGCGGGCGACGGACGGATGTTCGAGCTGACCCCGCGCATCCTGGAGCTCGGCTACGCGTACCTGTCCGGGATGTCGCTGCCCGAGATCGCCCAGCCACACCTGCAGAAGCTCGCCGCGGAGCTCAACGAGACGGCAGCGCTGGCCGTGCTCGACGGCGACGACATCGTCTACGTGGCCCTCGTCCCCAGCGCTCGGCTGGCCGCGGTGAAGATCAACATCGGGACCCGGTTCGACGCCTACGCCACCTCCATGGGACGGGTGCTCCTCGCGGGCCTGCCGGCAGCGGAGCTCGATCGCTACCTCGACCGGCTGCACCTCACCACTCGCACCGAACGGACCGTCCGCACGGTGGAGCAGCTCCGCCACGAGATCGACAAGGTGCGCTCCCAGGGCTGGGCGCTGGTCGACTCCGAGCTGGAGGAGGGGCTGCGCGGCGCGGCCGCCCCGGTGCGCGACCGGGCGGGACGCACGATCGCGGCCGCCAACGTGTCGGTGCACGCCGGGCGCACGACGCCGGAGCTCGTGGAGCGCGAGCACGTGCCTGCGATCCTGCGCACGGCGCGGCTGATCGAGGCCGACCTCGTGGGCAGCGCGCTCCGCTAA
- a CDS encoding MFS transporter produces MERTPRKAAASGWVGSALEYYDFFIYAQAAALVFPAIFFPQGDPAVGVVASLATFGVGYVARPLGAFALGHWGDKHGRKNVLVLCMLMMGVSTFLVALLPTYESVGALAPAMLVVLRLIQGFAVGGEISGASAMIVEHAPFGRRGFYASFTLQGVQAGQILAAAVFLPMSVLLPEEAFQAWGWRVPFLLSALVVVAGYIIRRRVDETPAFREEQEQNAVPKAPIVQVVRENGSDMLRVIAMALMNIVPTTTTVFGASYATSKAYGLGFSPTTYLWISVVGNVVAVVLIPFVGDLSDRIGRRPCIIVGSLGSGALSFAYLWAVGQGNVPLAFILAILMWGVVYQGYNAVFPAFYQELFPTRTRVTGFAVSQNIGTAITAFMPTIFAIVAPAGSNVPLIVGAFTFGFAVLAAASAWSARETYRIRLDDLGTEDAAPVPADDYARLRAAARAV; encoded by the coding sequence GTGGAACGCACCCCGAGGAAGGCCGCCGCCAGCGGGTGGGTCGGCAGCGCGCTGGAGTACTACGACTTCTTCATCTACGCCCAGGCCGCGGCGCTCGTGTTCCCGGCGATCTTCTTCCCGCAGGGCGATCCGGCCGTCGGCGTCGTCGCCTCCCTCGCGACGTTCGGCGTCGGGTACGTGGCCCGCCCGCTCGGCGCGTTCGCGCTGGGCCACTGGGGCGACAAGCACGGCCGCAAGAACGTCCTCGTGCTGTGCATGCTGATGATGGGCGTCTCGACGTTCCTCGTGGCGCTCCTGCCCACGTACGAGTCGGTCGGCGCGCTCGCTCCCGCGATGCTCGTCGTGCTGCGGCTCATCCAGGGCTTCGCCGTCGGCGGCGAGATCTCCGGGGCCAGCGCCATGATCGTCGAGCACGCGCCGTTCGGGCGCCGCGGCTTCTACGCGAGCTTCACGCTCCAGGGCGTGCAGGCGGGGCAGATCCTGGCGGCTGCGGTGTTCCTGCCGATGTCGGTGCTCCTGCCCGAGGAGGCGTTCCAGGCATGGGGCTGGCGGGTCCCGTTCCTGCTCAGCGCGCTGGTCGTGGTCGCCGGCTACATCATCCGCCGCCGGGTCGACGAGACGCCCGCGTTCCGCGAGGAACAGGAGCAGAACGCCGTGCCGAAGGCACCGATCGTGCAGGTCGTCCGCGAGAACGGCTCCGACATGCTGCGTGTGATCGCCATGGCCCTGATGAACATCGTGCCGACCACCACCACCGTGTTCGGCGCCAGCTACGCCACCAGCAAGGCGTACGGCCTCGGCTTCAGCCCCACGACGTATCTCTGGATCTCCGTGGTCGGCAACGTCGTCGCGGTCGTGCTGATCCCCTTCGTCGGCGACCTCAGCGACCGCATCGGCCGCCGTCCCTGCATCATCGTCGGCTCGCTGGGGTCCGGCGCGCTCTCCTTCGCGTACCTGTGGGCGGTCGGCCAGGGGAACGTCCCACTCGCGTTCATCCTCGCCATCCTCATGTGGGGCGTGGTGTACCAGGGCTACAACGCGGTCTTCCCCGCCTTCTACCAGGAACTGTTCCCCACCCGGACCCGCGTGACCGGCTTCGCCGTCTCCCAGAACATCGGGACGGCGATCACCGCCTTCATGCCGACGATCTTCGCGATCGTGGCGCCTGCGGGCTCGAACGTGCCGCTGATCGTCGGCGCCTTCACGTTCGGGTTCGCCGTCCTCGCGGCCGCGTCGGCGTGGTCCGCGCGCGAGACGTACCGGATCCGGCTGGACGACCTGGGCACCGAGGACGCCGCCCCGGTACCGGCCGACGACTACGCCCGGCTCCGCGCGGCGGCCAGGGCGGTCTGA
- a CDS encoding bifunctional sugar phosphate isomerase/epimerase/4-hydroxyphenylpyruvate dioxygenase family protein, which produces MSLPLGIATVCLSGTLEDKLAAAAAAGFSGVEIFENDLVAAASTPEEIAARCADLGLSIDLYQPFRDFEAVPPAELARNLRRAERKFDLMRRLGADTVLVCSSVSPHARADDDLAAEQLHALAARAADHGIRVAYEALAWGRFVNTWQHSWRIVQAADHRALGLCLDSFHILSRTQDVSGIADVPGDRLFFVQLADAPRLDMDVLQWSRHHRLFPGQGAFDLPGFLDQVLRTGYAGPLSLEVFNDVFRQANPHRTAVDAMRSLLDLRERHGRRFRGVDLLPRAPHLAGHAFTELSAGPDTLDPVTRTLAALGFTRTGRHRSKPVQLWQQGTARVVVNETSSAGVAEIGAIAVESADPARSRTRAEALLAPVLPRARGVAEADLAAVAAPDGTQVFFCRTGGDDTWLADFAPTGEDAGSDVGLTHIDHVTLAQPFDAFDEATLFYRSVLGLEPRDDSEYVAPYGVMRSRSVGDPDGHTRITLTGTLLRRGDWAPGVPDPQHVAFATGDIVASARAMRARGAPLLPIPDNYYDDLDARLAPPPELLATMREHGILYDRDDGGEFFHVYTELVGSRVFFEVVQRVGGYRGYGAVSAPVRMAAHRRHRLAQEKRSP; this is translated from the coding sequence ATGTCCCTCCCGCTCGGCATCGCCACCGTCTGCCTCTCGGGAACGCTCGAGGACAAGCTCGCCGCGGCCGCCGCGGCGGGCTTCTCCGGCGTCGAGATCTTCGAGAACGACCTCGTGGCGGCCGCGTCGACCCCGGAGGAGATCGCCGCGCGATGCGCGGACCTCGGGCTCTCGATCGACCTCTACCAGCCGTTCCGCGACTTCGAGGCGGTCCCGCCCGCCGAGCTCGCCCGGAACCTGCGCCGGGCCGAGCGGAAGTTCGACCTCATGCGACGGCTCGGCGCCGACACGGTGCTCGTCTGCTCGTCGGTCTCGCCGCACGCCCGAGCCGACGACGACCTGGCCGCCGAGCAGCTCCACGCGCTCGCCGCGCGCGCCGCCGACCACGGGATCCGCGTGGCGTACGAGGCCCTCGCATGGGGCCGGTTCGTGAACACCTGGCAGCACTCGTGGCGGATCGTGCAGGCCGCCGATCACCGGGCCCTCGGTCTCTGCCTCGACAGCTTCCACATCCTGTCCCGCACCCAGGACGTCTCCGGCATCGCCGACGTACCCGGCGACCGCCTGTTCTTCGTGCAGCTGGCCGACGCGCCACGCCTGGACATGGACGTCCTGCAGTGGAGCCGCCACCACCGGCTCTTCCCCGGTCAGGGGGCCTTCGACCTGCCGGGCTTCCTCGACCAGGTGCTGCGCACCGGCTACGCGGGGCCGCTGTCGCTCGAGGTGTTCAACGACGTCTTCCGGCAGGCGAACCCGCACCGCACGGCCGTCGACGCGATGCGCTCGCTGCTCGATCTGCGGGAGCGGCACGGGCGGCGCTTCCGCGGTGTCGACCTGCTGCCACGCGCGCCCCACCTGGCCGGCCACGCGTTCACCGAGCTCTCCGCCGGACCGGACACACTCGACCCGGTCACCCGCACGCTGGCCGCGCTCGGGTTCACCCGGACCGGCCGGCACCGCTCCAAACCGGTGCAGCTGTGGCAGCAGGGCACGGCCCGCGTGGTGGTGAACGAAACGTCGTCAGCGGGGGTGGCGGAGATCGGGGCCATCGCGGTGGAGAGCGCCGACCCGGCCCGGTCGCGGACACGTGCGGAGGCCCTGCTCGCACCGGTCCTGCCGCGCGCCCGCGGCGTGGCCGAAGCGGACCTCGCGGCCGTCGCCGCACCGGACGGGACGCAGGTGTTCTTCTGCCGCACCGGTGGCGACGACACCTGGCTCGCCGACTTCGCGCCGACCGGCGAGGACGCGGGATCCGACGTCGGGCTCACCCACATCGACCACGTGACGCTCGCCCAGCCCTTCGACGCCTTCGACGAGGCCACACTGTTCTACCGCTCCGTTCTCGGGCTCGAGCCGCGCGACGACAGCGAGTACGTCGCCCCGTACGGCGTGATGCGCAGCCGCTCGGTCGGAGATCCGGACGGGCACACCCGCATCACGCTGACCGGCACCCTGCTTCGCCGCGGCGACTGGGCGCCCGGTGTGCCCGACCCGCAGCACGTCGCGTTCGCGACCGGCGACATCGTCGCCTCCGCCCGCGCGATGCGGGCCCGCGGCGCGCCACTGCTGCCGATCCCGGACAACTACTACGACGACCTCGACGCACGCCTCGCACCGCCGCCCGAGCTGCTCGCGACCATGCGCGAGCACGGCATCCTCTACGACCGGGACGACGGGGGCGAGTTCTTCCACGTCTACACCGAGCTGGTCGGGTCCCGCGTGTTCTTCGAGGTGGTCCAGCGAGTGGGCGGGTATCGCGGTTACGGCGCGGTGTCCGCGCCCGTGCGCATGGCCGCCCACCGCAGGCACCGGCTCGCCCAGGAGAAGAGGTCACCCTGA